GGGGGAACTGCCGCGGGTATCGGCGCGGGGGCCGCAGGTGCCGGCGCGGCCGCTGCGCGGCGGGCCAGGTGGGCCTCCACGTCCTCCTTGGTGATGCGGCCCTCCGGCCCTGTGCCCTGGACCTCCGCCAGATCGATCCCGTGCTCCCGGGCCAGCCGCCGCGCCAGGGGCGAGGCCTTGATCCGCTCCTCCGGGGGCACGCGCTGCGGCGCCTCCTTGGGCGCGGCCCGGGTGGGGGCGGGGGGTGCTGCGGCGGCGAGGGGGCGCTCAGGGGCTGAGGGCGCTTCGCCTGCAGCCTCCCCCGGCCGGGCGATGATGGCTATGGGCTGACCCACCGGCACCGTCTGGCCTTCGGGGACCAGGATCTGGGCCAGCACCCCGGCCTCGTCGGCCGGCAGCTCCACGTTGACCTTGTCCGTCTCGATCTCCGCCAGGGCCTCGCCCACCTGGACCGCTTCGCCCTGCTGCTTGATCCAGCGAAGGACCTTGCCCTCCGTCATGGCGTCGCCCATCTTGGGCATGATCACCTCGGCCATCGCGTCCTCCCGCTCTCCTATCGACCGCGGAGTCTCCAGCGCCTGCGCCGCATCGGTCTACTGGCGGTAGAGCGTGCGCCGGGCCGCGGCCACGATGTCCCGTTCGTGGGGCAAGGCCAGCAGCTCCAGGTTGCGGGCATACGGCATAGGCACGTCCGCGCCAGTAACCCGCTCCACCGGCGCGTCCAGCAGGTCGAAGGCCTCTTCCGAGATCAAGGCGGCGATCTCCGCCGCGGCGCCGAAGGGCTTCCACTGCTCCTGCACCACCACCGCCCGGTGGGTGCGGCGGACGGAGTGGATGACGGTCTCGCCATCCAGGGGCCTCAGCGTCCGCAGGTTGATCACCTCAGCCTCCACCCCCTCCCGCGCCAGATGCTCCGCCGCGGCCAGCGCCAGGTGCACCATCCGGCTGTAGGCTATCAGGGTGACGTCGCGGCCGCCCCGCATGACCTCGGCCCGGCCGAAGGGAATGGCGGCGTCGCCGTCGGGGACCTCCCCCTTCACCCCGTAGAGGGCGGCGTTCTCCAGGAAGATCACCGGATCCTGGCCGCGCAGCGCGGTGAGCAGCAGCCCGCGCACGTCCGCCGGCGTGGCCGGAAGCGCCACCTGCAGTCCGGGGAAGTGGGCGTATACCGCTTCCAGGCTCTGGGAGTGCTGTGCGGAGAGCTGCACCCCGGCGCCATTGGGGCCGCGGATCACCAGCGGCACCTCCACCTGACCGCCGGAGAAGTAGCGCAGCTTGGCCGCGTTGTTCAGGATCTGGTCGGCGGCCAGCAGGGAGAAGTTCCAGGTCATCACCTCCACCACGGGACGCAGCCCCAGCATGGCCATGCCGATGGCTGCGCCGATGAAGCCCAGCTCCGAGATGGGCGTGTCGATGACCCGCCGCGGCCCGTAGCGGCTGAGGAAGTCGGCGGTGATGCGGAAGGTGCCCTGGTAGACCCCGATGTCCTCGCCCAGCAGGACGACCGCCGGATTGCGGTCCATCTCCTCCATCAGGGTGGCCCGCAGCGCCTCGCGGTAAGTGGTGACCGCAGCCATGGCTAAGGCGCGTACACGTCCCGGGTCAGTTCCTCCGGCGGGGGCTCCGGGCTCTCCTCCGCGTAGCGCACGGCGGCGGCCACCACCTCCTGCGCCTCGCGCCGCAGGGCCTCCACCTGACCGTCGTCCAGCAGCCCCGCGGCGCGCAGCGCCCGTTCCAGCAGGAGGATCGGGTCCCGCGCCTTCCAGGCCTCCACCTC
The genomic region above belongs to Armatimonadota bacterium and contains:
- a CDS encoding alpha-ketoacid dehydrogenase subunit beta encodes the protein MAAVTTYREALRATLMEEMDRNPAVVLLGEDIGVYQGTFRITADFLSRYGPRRVIDTPISELGFIGAAIGMAMLGLRPVVEVMTWNFSLLAADQILNNAAKLRYFSGGQVEVPLVIRGPNGAGVQLSAQHSQSLEAVYAHFPGLQVALPATPADVRGLLLTALRGQDPVIFLENAALYGVKGEVPDGDAAIPFGRAEVMRGGRDVTLIAYSRMVHLALAAAEHLAREGVEAEVINLRTLRPLDGETVIHSVRRTHRAVVVQEQWKPFGAAAEIAALISEEAFDLLDAPVERVTGADVPMPYARNLELLALPHERDIVAAARRTLYRQ